One part of the Maribacter aquivivus genome encodes these proteins:
- a CDS encoding TrmH family RNA methyltransferase produces MQATKHISSAQNPLIKKILLLKEKSRERKKTGLFILEGLLELQLSIGAQYEIETVLYCEDILESSESSGILKSFHSDQLISVTTEIYKKLAYRDTTEGVIAIAKSKDHQLSTLKFETKNPLILIAEAPEKPGNIGALLRTADAANLDAVLIANPKTDLYNPNIIRSSVGCLFSRNVKMGSTTEIISYLKKEGFQIFCAALSASKDYTTVNFTAPTAIVVGTEHSGLSEEWLKNSTQNIIIPMEGQIDSMNVSVSAAILIFEAKRQRKINK; encoded by the coding sequence ATGCAAGCAACAAAACACATTAGTAGCGCTCAAAACCCACTGATAAAGAAGATTTTACTCTTAAAAGAAAAATCTAGAGAGCGCAAAAAAACAGGTCTTTTCATCTTAGAAGGGCTGCTTGAATTACAACTATCAATTGGCGCACAGTATGAAATAGAAACGGTATTATACTGTGAAGACATTTTAGAGAGTTCTGAAAGTAGCGGTATTTTAAAATCTTTTCACTCAGATCAACTTATTTCAGTAACCACAGAAATCTATAAAAAATTAGCCTACAGAGACACGACCGAGGGAGTAATAGCCATTGCTAAAAGTAAAGACCATCAACTTTCCACATTGAAATTCGAAACTAAGAATCCGCTAATACTTATCGCCGAGGCTCCCGAAAAACCTGGTAATATTGGTGCATTACTAAGAACTGCAGATGCTGCAAATTTAGATGCAGTTTTAATTGCCAACCCTAAAACAGATTTATATAATCCGAACATTATAAGATCCAGCGTAGGATGCCTTTTTTCTAGAAATGTAAAAATGGGTAGCACTACTGAAATTATATCTTATTTAAAAAAAGAAGGATTTCAAATATTCTGTGCAGCACTATCAGCATCTAAAGATTATACGACAGTCAATTTCACAGCACCTACTGCAATAGTAGTAGGTACCGAACATTCTGGATTAAGTGAAGAATGGCTAAAAAACAGTACTCAGAACATCATTATACCAATGGAGGGTCAAATAGATTCTATGAACGTTTCTGTGTCTGCGGCAATACTTATCTTTGAAGCGAAACGTCAGCGAAAAATAAACAAGTAA
- a CDS encoding molybdopterin molybdotransferase MoeA → MITFKEAYQKVLAHPLDLGTEIVSLMDSLNRILAEDIYADRDFPPFDRATKDGIAVQFSDFANNGHSFKIEGLAAAGVVQQVLNDKNNCLEVMTGAVVPEHCDTVVMYEHITIDEGKVTINEKVTKGQNIHYQGSDEKADALLLSKGKKITPAEIGVMATVGKATVKVMGNPKVCTIATGNELVAVNETPKPHQIRKSNMLTIKAALLNSKIEASSLHLLDDKKEIERELERALIENDVLLLSGGVSKGKFDFIPEVMEFLGVHKVFHRVLQRPGKPFWFGIHPKLNTVIFSFPGNPVSTFANYHLYFLPWLQTSWGLPLDNSYIKLSAAIKITQPLTRFIQVSTEVKDGIFWATPVVENGSGDLTSLAKADGFINLEPRTEEYEVGEVVPFVKTRW, encoded by the coding sequence ATGATTACATTTAAAGAAGCATACCAAAAAGTGTTAGCCCATCCTCTAGATTTAGGTACAGAGATCGTTTCACTTATGGATAGCTTAAATAGAATATTGGCAGAAGATATTTACGCCGATCGAGATTTTCCTCCTTTTGATCGCGCTACCAAAGATGGTATAGCCGTTCAGTTTTCAGATTTTGCAAATAATGGACACTCTTTTAAAATTGAAGGACTTGCTGCTGCTGGCGTAGTACAACAAGTTTTGAATGATAAAAACAACTGTCTGGAAGTAATGACCGGTGCAGTTGTGCCAGAACATTGCGATACCGTTGTGATGTATGAACACATCACTATTGATGAAGGTAAAGTTACTATCAATGAGAAAGTGACTAAAGGTCAGAATATTCATTACCAAGGTAGCGATGAAAAAGCAGATGCGCTTCTTTTATCCAAAGGGAAAAAAATTACTCCTGCAGAAATCGGAGTAATGGCTACTGTTGGTAAAGCAACAGTAAAGGTTATGGGTAATCCTAAAGTTTGTACCATAGCTACGGGGAATGAATTGGTTGCCGTTAATGAAACTCCTAAACCACACCAAATACGAAAATCGAATATGCTGACTATTAAAGCGGCATTATTGAATTCTAAAATTGAAGCCAGTTCTCTTCATTTGTTAGATGATAAAAAAGAAATTGAGCGAGAACTAGAAAGAGCTTTAATTGAAAATGATGTGCTATTATTGAGTGGGGGAGTGTCTAAAGGGAAGTTCGATTTTATTCCTGAGGTAATGGAATTTTTGGGAGTCCATAAGGTGTTTCATAGAGTGTTACAAAGACCAGGAAAGCCATTTTGGTTCGGTATTCACCCAAAACTGAATACGGTTATTTTTTCTTTTCCAGGAAATCCGGTTTCTACATTTGCTAATTATCACCTCTATTTTTTACCATGGCTACAGACCTCTTGGGGACTTCCATTAGATAATTCGTATATTAAGCTAAGTGCAGCAATTAAAATAACACAGCCGCTAACCAGATTTATTCAGGTTAGTACGGAAGTAAAAGATGGAATATTTTGGGCTACGCCCGTTGTTGAAAATGGTTCGGGAGATTTAACTAGTTTGGCAAAGGCTGACGGGTTTATTAATTTAGAACCAAGAACTGAAGAATATGAAGTAGGGGAGGTAGTACCTTTTGTAAAGACCAGATGGTAA
- the moaA gene encoding GTP 3',8-cyclase MoaA: MLVDNHNREINYLRLAVTDRCNLRCNYCMPEEGINFAKNDKLFTIDELVKLSEIVVSQGIDKIRITGGEPFVRKDLMVLLRSLSKLDGLNDISVTTNATLIGPHIDELKELGIKNINVSMDAINRETFERITRRDHYDVVYNNMIRLITEGFNVRINFIALEGQNTDDILPMLELTKHYNVSVRYLEEMPFNGGSKEFQTIKWDFKTILEHIRSEHPDYYKLESPKTSTSMNYKIPGFKGTFGVIPSFSRTFCGSCNRLRISATGDVITCLYAKASVNLRDIMRADDVEENIKKEILKAVGSRAKTGFEAQEKYKDVFSNSMTSIGG, from the coding sequence ATGTTAGTAGACAACCACAATAGAGAAATAAATTACTTGAGATTAGCGGTTACAGACCGTTGCAATCTGCGTTGTAATTATTGCATGCCAGAAGAGGGAATCAATTTTGCCAAAAACGACAAGTTGTTTACCATAGATGAGTTGGTGAAATTAAGTGAGATAGTGGTTTCTCAAGGCATAGACAAAATACGAATTACAGGTGGTGAGCCTTTTGTTCGTAAAGACTTGATGGTGTTGTTACGTAGCTTGTCAAAATTAGATGGGTTAAATGACATTTCTGTGACTACGAATGCAACTTTGATTGGTCCGCATATAGATGAGTTGAAAGAATTGGGCATTAAGAATATTAATGTGAGTATGGATGCTATTAACCGCGAGACTTTTGAGCGTATTACGCGCCGCGATCATTATGATGTGGTGTATAATAATATGATTCGATTAATTACCGAAGGCTTTAATGTTCGTATTAATTTCATTGCTTTAGAAGGTCAGAATACTGATGATATTCTTCCAATGCTAGAATTGACTAAGCACTACAATGTATCTGTACGTTATTTGGAAGAAATGCCTTTTAATGGTGGTTCAAAAGAATTTCAGACTATAAAATGGGATTTTAAGACCATACTTGAACATATTAGAAGTGAGCATCCAGATTATTATAAATTAGAATCTCCAAAGACATCAACTTCCATGAATTATAAGATTCCCGGTTTTAAAGGGACTTTCGGAGTTATTCCTTCTTTTAGTAGAACTTTCTGCGGAAGCTGTAATCGATTGAGAATTTCGGCTACAGGTGATGTAATTACATGTTTATATGCCAAAGCAAGTGTAAATCTTAGGGATATTATGAGAGCTGATGATGTGGAAGAGAACATCAAAAAAGAAATTTTAAAGGCTGTAGGCAGTCGTGCCAAAACAGGTTTTGAGGCACAAGAAAAATATAAGGATGTATTTAGTAATTCAATGACTTCAATAGGAGGATGA
- the moaC gene encoding cyclic pyranopterin monophosphate synthase MoaC — protein MQKKLSHIDESGNATMVDVSQKIASVRTAIASGTIKFPSEVFKSLSDQDFVGKKGSIVQTAVIAGIQGVKKTAELIPLCHQINLSKINVEIEPSLDAFQITCTVKCNEKTGVEMEALTGVSIAALTIYDMCKALSQDIVIGAIQLEQKTGGKNDFQR, from the coding sequence ATGCAGAAGAAATTATCACATATAGATGAATCTGGGAATGCTACCATGGTAGATGTTTCTCAAAAAATAGCTTCGGTAAGAACAGCAATTGCTAGTGGAACTATAAAATTTCCATCAGAGGTTTTCAAATCTTTATCTGATCAAGATTTTGTTGGTAAAAAAGGAAGTATTGTACAAACAGCTGTTATTGCGGGTATACAAGGTGTAAAGAAAACGGCGGAATTGATTCCGTTGTGCCATCAAATAAACTTGTCTAAAATCAATGTTGAAATTGAACCAAGTTTAGACGCTTTTCAAATTACATGTACGGTAAAATGTAATGAAAAAACAGGTGTAGAAATGGAAGCTTTAACGGGTGTTTCAATAGCTGCATTAACTATCTATGATATGTGTAAGGCTCTTTCACAAGATATAGTGATTGGTGCAATTCAATTAGAACAAAAAACAGGAGGGAAAAATGATTTCCAACGCTAA
- a CDS encoding molybdenum cofactor biosynthesis protein MoaE gives MKKVIEIVDVIDTAKVYAELSDANSGGICVFVGAVREFTNNEEVVALEFETYKAMALKEMEKIADTAMQKWSLNKVVMRHAVGEKGVEEPVVIVGASSAHRDACFEACRFLIDTLKETVPIWKKEKFKNKTVWVSAHP, from the coding sequence ATGAAGAAAGTAATTGAGATAGTTGATGTTATTGATACCGCGAAGGTGTATGCTGAATTAAGCGATGCCAATAGTGGCGGAATCTGTGTTTTTGTAGGTGCCGTACGTGAGTTTACGAACAATGAAGAAGTAGTTGCTTTAGAGTTTGAAACGTATAAGGCAATGGCTTTAAAAGAAATGGAGAAGATTGCCGATACCGCAATGCAAAAATGGTCATTGAATAAAGTGGTCATGAGACATGCCGTTGGTGAAAAAGGGGTTGAGGAACCAGTAGTAATTGTTGGTGCGTCATCCGCTCATAGAGATGCTTGTTTTGAAGCATGTAGGTTTTTAATAGATACCCTAAAGGAAACAGTACCTATCTGGAAAAAAGAGAAGTTTAAGAATAAAACGGTATGGGTTTCAGCACATCCGTGA
- a CDS encoding sulfite exporter TauE/SafE family protein, which yields MLIPIEQLVFLCIGFFIIATLYSSVGFGGGSSYLALLTLVLTSFFAIRSIALVCNLVVVSGSTYLYFKNGHAKLKDFLPFVLASIPLAYIGATFRLKESVFFIILGCSLILSALFLAVQTVEIDKSKKEVEDYPNYLSYVLGVGIGFLSGLVGIGGGIFLAPVLNHLRWNKAIKIAALASFFILVNSVSGLFGLITSDSLSLPLRETICLVIAVLLGGQLGIRISLKKLSANGIKRVTALLVFVVGIRVLLVNGLELF from the coding sequence ATGTTGATACCTATTGAGCAATTGGTGTTTTTATGCATTGGTTTTTTTATCATTGCCACCTTGTATTCTTCTGTAGGTTTTGGTGGTGGCTCTAGCTATTTGGCTTTATTGACACTTGTTTTAACTAGTTTTTTTGCCATCCGGTCTATTGCATTGGTTTGTAATTTGGTGGTAGTTTCAGGTAGTACGTATCTCTATTTTAAAAATGGTCATGCAAAACTAAAAGATTTTCTTCCCTTTGTTTTGGCGAGTATTCCGTTAGCATACATAGGCGCAACATTCCGATTAAAAGAAAGCGTTTTTTTTATAATTTTAGGATGCTCACTTATTCTTTCCGCATTGTTTTTGGCTGTTCAGACGGTTGAAATTGATAAATCAAAAAAAGAAGTGGAAGATTACCCTAACTATTTAAGTTATGTGTTAGGGGTGGGAATCGGATTCTTATCAGGATTAGTAGGCATCGGTGGAGGTATATTTTTAGCTCCCGTTCTAAATCATTTACGATGGAATAAAGCTATAAAAATAGCTGCTCTTGCCAGTTTCTTTATTTTGGTTAATTCGGTTTCCGGATTATTTGGATTGATCACAAGCGATTCATTGTCATTACCATTGCGAGAAACTATTTGCTTGGTTATAGCTGTTCTTCTTGGCGGACAGTTAGGTATTCGCATCAGTCTTAAAAAACTATCGGCAAATGGTATTAAAAGGGTAACTGCTTTATTGGTATTTGTAGTAGGTATTCGAGTCTTATTGGTGAATGGACTCGAATTGTTTTAG
- the moeB gene encoding HesA/MoeB/ThiF family protein, whose amino-acid sequence MNQNRYQRQITLAGFGTEGQHKLNKAKVLVVGAGGLGIPVLTYLNAMGVGTLGIVDADVVSLSNLHRQVLFTEAMVGSLKVEAIKKQLSAQNSTTQIHTYQTFLTVANALDIIENYDVVVDATDNFPTRYLINDACVIANKPFVYGALHAFEGQVSVFNYKGGPTYRCLFPSMPAADAVPNCNENGVLGILPGIIGNLQALEVVKIIAEIGEVLSGVLLLFDTLTQRTQQMKFKLQPGNNDIKTLATSYEFNCELPLKSVEAVEFNAILIEQAVELIDVRTVKEFQRQHLKEAKHIPLSELINRVSEVDLENTVYVICQSGVRSKKAIIKMQELFPGKDFVNVSGGMNQMKNYVDTY is encoded by the coding sequence ATGAACCAAAATCGTTACCAAAGACAAATCACCTTAGCCGGATTTGGAACCGAAGGTCAGCATAAGCTAAATAAAGCTAAAGTGCTTGTTGTTGGTGCTGGCGGACTAGGTATTCCCGTGTTAACTTATTTGAATGCCATGGGTGTTGGTACTTTAGGTATTGTTGATGCAGATGTAGTTTCGTTATCTAACCTTCACCGTCAAGTTTTGTTTACCGAAGCTATGGTGGGTAGTCTTAAAGTTGAGGCAATAAAAAAGCAATTATCAGCTCAAAATTCAACTACACAAATACATACGTATCAAACTTTTTTAACGGTCGCTAACGCACTTGATATTATTGAAAATTATGATGTAGTTGTTGATGCTACTGATAATTTTCCCACTAGATATTTAATTAATGATGCCTGTGTAATTGCAAATAAACCTTTCGTTTATGGTGCATTACACGCTTTTGAGGGTCAGGTGAGTGTTTTTAATTATAAAGGTGGACCAACATATCGGTGTTTGTTCCCGTCCATGCCAGCGGCAGATGCGGTGCCTAATTGTAATGAAAATGGCGTATTAGGTATTTTGCCTGGTATTATTGGTAATCTACAAGCTTTAGAAGTAGTAAAGATTATTGCAGAAATAGGAGAGGTGCTGTCGGGAGTTCTATTGCTGTTTGATACGCTTACTCAACGAACACAACAAATGAAGTTCAAGTTGCAACCAGGTAACAATGATATTAAAACACTCGCAACCAGCTACGAGTTTAACTGTGAGCTTCCTTTGAAATCAGTAGAGGCTGTGGAGTTTAATGCTATTCTGATTGAACAGGCTGTTGAGCTAATTGATGTGCGCACAGTAAAAGAATTTCAAAGACAACATTTAAAAGAAGCCAAACATATTCCTTTAAGTGAATTAATCAATAGAGTATCTGAGGTTGATCTTGAGAATACAGTTTATGTTATTTGTCAGTCTGGTGTACGAAGTAAAAAGGCAATTATCAAGATGCAAGAATTATTCCCAGGTAAAGACTTTGTCAATGTTAGCGGAGGTATGAACCAGATGAAAAATTATGTTGATACCTATTGA
- a CDS encoding amidohydrolase family protein, whose protein sequence is MKKFITLIIAIGLVIPSMAQQTPGAKQTDAITIEGATAHLGNGEVIQSSLIMFEDGKITFVGDSKMRIARKGKVIDATGKHVYPGFIAPAKTLGLVEIDAVRASNDEDEIGDFIPHVRSLIAYNAESKVVESMRPNGVLIAQIAPTGGRISGTSSIVQFDAWNWEDAAIKVDDGVHLNWPTTFKQGRWWAGEDPGYQPNKDYSKQIEEVTSFFKNASAYGKSTPKEVNPAYAAMQGVFDGSQKLYVHADDEKQIIDAINTLKSYGAKEVVLIGGYHAYKIPEFLKSNNIPVLVQYTHNLPVFDDDDYDLPYKLPKLLVDAGLLVGIQNSDAENFQTRNLPFYAGQAAQQGLDKETAVQLLTGNTAKILGIDDMYGTLENGKSATLFISEGDALDMAGNQLTHVFIDGRTVSLETHQTELWKRYMGKYEGK, encoded by the coding sequence ATGAAAAAATTTATAACGTTAATCATAGCTATAGGTCTGGTCATACCATCTATGGCACAGCAAACGCCCGGCGCTAAACAAACCGATGCCATTACCATTGAAGGTGCCACTGCCCACTTGGGTAACGGAGAAGTAATTCAAAGTTCTTTGATTATGTTCGAAGACGGAAAAATCACTTTCGTAGGCGATTCTAAAATGAGAATTGCCAGAAAAGGGAAAGTAATAGATGCAACAGGAAAGCATGTTTACCCAGGTTTTATTGCTCCCGCTAAAACCTTAGGATTGGTAGAAATCGATGCTGTAAGAGCATCAAATGATGAAGATGAAATAGGTGATTTTATTCCGCATGTAAGAAGTTTAATCGCTTATAACGCGGAATCTAAAGTAGTAGAAAGTATGCGCCCTAATGGAGTTTTAATCGCTCAAATCGCTCCTACCGGTGGTCGTATTTCAGGTACATCAAGCATTGTACAGTTTGATGCTTGGAACTGGGAAGATGCAGCTATTAAAGTTGATGATGGTGTTCATTTAAACTGGCCAACTACTTTTAAGCAAGGTCGCTGGTGGGCTGGTGAAGACCCAGGATATCAACCAAATAAAGATTACAGCAAGCAAATTGAAGAAGTAACTTCATTCTTTAAAAATGCGTCAGCATACGGCAAATCTACTCCTAAAGAGGTAAACCCTGCATATGCAGCAATGCAAGGTGTATTTGATGGTAGTCAAAAATTATATGTACATGCAGATGATGAAAAACAAATTATTGATGCTATTAATACTTTAAAAAGTTATGGTGCTAAAGAAGTTGTATTAATAGGTGGTTACCATGCATATAAAATCCCAGAATTTTTAAAGAGTAACAACATCCCTGTTTTAGTACAGTATACACATAATTTACCTGTTTTTGATGATGATGACTATGACCTACCTTATAAATTACCAAAATTATTGGTAGACGCAGGCTTATTAGTTGGGATACAAAATTCAGATGCAGAAAATTTTCAAACTAGAAATTTACCATTCTATGCTGGTCAAGCAGCTCAGCAAGGTTTGGATAAAGAAACTGCAGTACAGTTATTAACTGGGAACACTGCAAAAATCTTAGGAATTGATGATATGTACGGTACTTTAGAAAATGGAAAAAGTGCTACATTATTTATTTCTGAAGGTGATGCGTTAGATATGGCAGGTAATCAATTAACACATGTGTTTATAGACGGTAGAACAGTTTCTTTAGAAACACACCAAACCGAACTTTGGAAACGCTATATGGGCAAGTACGAAGGAAAATAG
- a CDS encoding NTP transferase domain-containing protein — MISNAKLYGLVLSGGKSTRMGKDKGLITYHNLPQREHLYHLLSEVCNQTFLSIRKDQESEISNSFKTILDQDEFRGPYNGLLSAHKAHPEAAWLVLACDLPLMDKNALKELIAARNSDKIASAFADAEDPLPEPLCAIWEPEALKQSVEYLKAGNGSCPRKFLINADVNLVFPKQKEVLLNANSRAEYEEALLKIVP; from the coding sequence ATGATTTCCAACGCTAAGTTGTACGGATTGGTGCTTTCTGGTGGTAAAAGCACTAGAATGGGTAAAGATAAAGGTCTAATTACGTATCATAACCTGCCACAACGTGAACATTTATACCATTTGTTAAGTGAGGTTTGTAATCAAACATTTCTAAGTATCCGTAAAGATCAAGAGAGTGAGATTTCTAATTCGTTTAAAACTATTCTAGATCAAGATGAATTTCGTGGTCCTTATAACGGACTGCTATCTGCTCATAAAGCACATCCAGAAGCTGCTTGGTTAGTATTGGCGTGCGATTTGCCATTGATGGATAAAAACGCACTTAAAGAATTAATAGCTGCAAGAAACTCAGATAAGATAGCGAGTGCATTTGCTGATGCTGAAGATCCTTTACCGGAACCACTTTGTGCTATCTGGGAACCAGAAGCTTTAAAGCAATCTGTTGAATACCTAAAAGCAGGAAATGGATCTTGCCCAAGAAAATTCTTAATTAATGCAGATGTCAACTTGGTGTTTCCAAAACAAAAAGAAGTACTGCTCAATGCAAATTCAAGAGCAGAATATGAAGAAGCGCTACTTAAAATAGTACCATGA
- a CDS encoding DUF6503 family protein: MMSKFYLLVLAFAIFSCKETPKKEMITDAVEEVAIQVNLDKYPAKLNKVFEAHGGLNAWKGYKTLNFEMPNEKFNEIQTIDLQNRFDKISTPDYTLGYNGEVWLLDNTGNYEGKPKFYHNLMFYFYAMPFVLSDDGIKYEEVDALVYDGISYPGYKISYNSGVGASSTDEYYIHYDAKTYEMRWLGYTMTYFSGEPSTKINWINYADWVNVDEVLLPNSITWHKVEEGKIKEAAKTVNFENASLSTDAKPLDFYAAPENAVIVE, translated from the coding sequence ATGATGAGTAAATTTTACCTTTTAGTTTTAGCCTTTGCTATATTTTCATGTAAAGAAACACCAAAGAAAGAAATGATTACCGATGCTGTTGAAGAAGTAGCTATTCAGGTAAATTTAGATAAATATCCTGCCAAATTAAATAAAGTATTTGAAGCACATGGTGGTTTAAATGCTTGGAAAGGCTATAAAACATTGAATTTTGAAATGCCTAATGAAAAATTCAACGAAATTCAAACTATTGATCTTCAGAACAGATTCGATAAAATTTCTACACCAGATTATACGCTTGGTTATAACGGGGAAGTTTGGCTTTTAGATAACACCGGTAATTATGAAGGCAAGCCAAAATTCTATCATAATTTAATGTTCTATTTCTATGCGATGCCTTTTGTATTGTCAGATGACGGAATTAAATATGAAGAAGTTGATGCTTTGGTTTATGACGGAATTTCATACCCTGGGTACAAAATTTCATATAATAGCGGAGTAGGAGCGTCTTCTACAGATGAGTACTATATTCATTATGATGCAAAAACGTATGAAATGAGATGGTTAGGGTATACCATGACCTATTTTAGTGGTGAGCCATCAACAAAAATTAACTGGATAAATTATGCTGATTGGGTAAATGTTGATGAAGTTTTGTTGCCAAATTCTATTACATGGCATAAGGTTGAAGAGGGTAAAATTAAAGAAGCAGCTAAAACGGTAAATTTTGAAAATGCTAGTTTATCTACAGACGCTAAACCTCTTGATTTTTATGCTGCACCTGAGAATGCTGTAATTGTGGAGTAA
- a CDS encoding MoaD/ThiS family protein — MNVLFFGITKDIVGSSEISFSDEFKPINVAELKKQLVESYPEFSKLNSLAVAVDSEYADDNVLLKGNEEIAIIPPVSGG; from the coding sequence ATGAATGTACTTTTTTTTGGCATTACAAAAGATATTGTAGGTAGCTCTGAAATCAGTTTTTCTGATGAATTTAAACCTATAAACGTTGCCGAATTAAAAAAGCAACTTGTGGAATCGTATCCTGAATTTTCTAAATTGAATTCATTGGCAGTAGCTGTAGATAGTGAATATGCTGATGATAATGTACTATTGAAAGGCAATGAAGAGATTGCCATTATACCACCAGTAAGCGGAGGCTAA